The following DNA comes from Coriobacteriia bacterium.
TGCGCAAACAGGCTCCGAAACGCGCCAAGAAATTGACCTGAAGCCGATCACTCTGGTACTGCTGACCAAGACACGCGTCGCTTCGCTCCGGAAGTGATCGCCTTCGGCGGAATCGGTGTCCAAGGTGAGCGGAATCCGCAGTCCGCTCGTGGACCAACTCGATGCAGTACATGTACAAGGTGCTCAACACCGCCGAGATCCCCGACGGCTGCGGCGTCGCCATCGAGTTCGGCGTCCCCTACACCTCGAGCCGCATCGACTTCCTGCTCACCGGCCGAGCAGGCGGTATCGCCGATTCCCCCGCCACCGAAGGCCATGTGGTTGCCACTAGTCGAACTCAAAGTCCCTGATCACTTCGGCAATGGCCTCTGCGACCTTCTGCCGGCCGTCCGGACTCTCGAGGAACGCGCGATCGGCGGCGTTGTCGCCCACTTCGAGTAGGCACCGATACTCCGCATGATTCCGCACCTTCTCGAGACTGTAGATCCGGACCTCTCTGACGCCGCGGTTGTCCATTTCTAGCCGCGCTGACAGACCCTTCACCAGCGCTTTGCACAACGCCTTGCTCTTGCGGTCGGAGCCCATGCACTCCCCCAGGATGCCGCTTGGCGCTCCGCCGTCATTGTGGATTGCGATGAAGACATCAGCATTCGCTCGATTTGCCAGTTTGACTTCTCGGTCGAAGGCCTTCGTGTTGGTCGGATGAGGACGGTAGTTGTTTGTGCCAGTTAGTCCGTGTTTCGTGTCCCAAGCTTTGACGTGCTCAAACTCCGTCAGCTCGTCAATCGCGCGGTCCGCTATATCGCCACAGATGTGGTACTCCTTCCAGCCGGCACCGCCCGTGTCCGCCTGATGAGAAGGCTGCCAAGCAATCACGACCTCCCGGGTCTCACGTGCGGTAGGAATTCCCGCAGCAACAACACGAGTCGCGGGCACCGCCGACGAGTCCTCATTGGTAGGGGTTGCGACTGCTGACCCCATGCCGCGGGATGCTTCTTCAATTGCCGTGCTCTCGCCACGTGATTATCCGCGCGTCCTCGATGGTTCGTAGGACGGATCGCACGAAGTCACCGAGAGCGAACCTCCAGCCAGCAGAAGCATGAGCCACACTGTGGCGTGGTCGTGGCCCCTTAGCCGCCTGCTCCGCAACCGACGGGGCCTGCCTCCTGTTGCGGAAGCCTCGCCAATCCCAGTACCCTGCGGCATAACGCGTCCTCCTAGGGCGTCGAGGGCGGTGAGTACGAGCTGAGCGCACCCAGCAACTCGACCTTCATCTCCTTCGTGCCAAGTTCCGCCTGAAGCGCGCGCCACTCCTCAATCCTGTGGTCGATAGCGTAGTCCGAGATCTGCTCATAGGAATCCGCGCGTCGTGTCGCAATCTCGTAGATCGCCAGTAGCTGATCCCTGTCGGAGACGTATGCTGGCGACACCTGCAGCTCCTCCAGTTGCAGCTTCGCCGCGCGGAACAGCTCGGTGTACTCGGCCGCCTCGTCGGCGAGGGCACGGCGCTGAGTGGGACTGCCGGTAATCATCGGCCCGAAATTGTCTCTGAGCCACCCGTAGGCGGGCACCGTATCGTCGGACTGGGGCGGGCCGTATGCCTCGTTGAGTTCCGAGAAGGTACTCCAGGAGTCCGTAAGCGCTTGGTAGCTCCCGTCATCACTGAGAGGGCCTGGCTCTTCGATCTCGGACGCATCAGCGGCTGGGTCTTCCGCGCTCGCTTCGCCACCCACGGTGTCGCCGTTGTCGTTATTCAGGGCCAGCTGCTCCTGACCTGCCGTATCCGCGCTTGAGTCCATCACGACCGATGCAAATGCCAAGACCAGCATGATAGCCAGCATCGCACCACCGATAACCAGTAGCTGCCTCTTCTTCGGGGGCGTCGTCTTGGGCGGCCCAACCTCAGCCGCAGGCGATACGCTGTCCGAGAGCGCTTGGTGAGGCGACACGGCAGCCACAATCGGCATCGCTCCCGAGTCAGCGGCCGCGGGGAAGGTCGGCCGGAAGATGTCGCTCGATGGTGGCGGCGGACGCAGTACGAAACCCGCTCCCGACGAATTGCT
Coding sequences within:
- a CDS encoding N-acetylmuramoyl-L-alanine amidase; protein product: MGSAVATPTNEDSSAVPATRVVAAGIPTARETREVVIAWQPSHQADTGGAGWKEYHICGDIADRAIDELTEFEHVKAWDTKHGLTGTNNYRPHPTNTKAFDREVKLANRANADVFIAIHNDGGAPSGILGECMGSDRKSKALCKALVKGLSARLEMDNRGVREVRIYSLEKVRNHAEYRCLLEVGDNAADRAFLESPDGRQKVAEAIAEVIRDFEFD